In the genome of Pseudoliparis swirei isolate HS2019 ecotype Mariana Trench chromosome 3, NWPU_hadal_v1, whole genome shotgun sequence, one region contains:
- the liat1 gene encoding protein LIAT1, with protein sequence MAEDKQLPPPPTSSDDTKKNKKKKKRKKTTPTTGNTEKPRAVSLPPETSPVSPLAPQSPDQPRGQLPKLRAASKKNGERLAGSGRRSKKHPKDPAALLTATHKASGVGRLGAQARESLRWEGVLEDPQAEEKRLELYRANRRQRYNAHRDALLEEQTVPSEGRERKDFD encoded by the exons ATGGCAGAAGACAAACAGCTGCCGCCGCCTCCCACGAGCTCCGACGAcacaaagaagaacaagaagaagaagaaaagaaagaaaacaactccCACCACAGGAAATACAG AGAAACCTCGGGCTGTCTCTTTGCCCCCTGAGACCTCGCCTGTGTCCCCGCTGGCCCCACAGAGTCCAGATCAGCCTCGAGGCCAGCTGCCCAAGCTCCGAGCAGCCAGCAAGAAGAACGGAGAACGACTCGCTGGCAGCGGCCGGAGGAGTAAAAAACACCCCAAGGATCCAGCGGCCCTGCTGACGGCGACACACAAAGCCAGCGGCGTCGGGCGGCTCGGCGCCCAGGCCAGGGAGAGCCTGAGGTGGGAGGGAGTGCTGGAGGACCCCCAGGCTGAGGAGAAGAGGCTGGAGCTGTACAGGGCCAACAGGCGGCAGCGGTACAATGCGCACAGAGACGCCCTGTTGGAGGAGCAGACTGTCCCTTCGGAGGGCCGAGAGAGAAAAGACTTTGACTGA